In Zingiber officinale cultivar Zhangliang chromosome 1A, Zo_v1.1, whole genome shotgun sequence, a genomic segment contains:
- the LOC122004522 gene encoding uncharacterized protein LOC122004522: MAQTQTPDELHQPKAQTKKTQSTPDKLRSRSSAAQQNGKGRGGIAKKETAKATSNSSPNYMKPTTCSDARKYPMQVSAQSPAPAAVVKAKNHADHSNSKPSPSSSPSLPVAKYLKTLARKASLRPRRPSMKKIYETSVLSPRRKKVSRATCSSTMTESKFPSVSEVNQGNRVAELTSAVKVCPFNYCSLHGRRHQHLQPLRRLPSARRRSFRTQRRSVKLKRVSSIRRGSFKKGGRNMNSGKMRSIQGSKIAPVIEETNYCFLNEIYKDEFDREISKFLESLEPSEDDTEFSEEEIENFEGAGVYIEIPEIYARISVGGESLEQTSDISSGDACAVGSILTAESEKEPHFCFDDLSGHGELFIKAQELHEFKEMEVRSGERVKCESNDLEESELDNTNHRIEAGDEDIGDCKEEDVVVSGIAVQHGLEESKLVIGDGSHTSKGHSFVAENGEGDNAADIVACFGSEKSQEESELPTDVTSPHHIIFSIVADDAERGDDTAEETDESGSDELEEKNISSESQTIEQVLEDESTSEQNRSVAADDQGSESSNVSHGNKSEQDGFGTDDEDDDTSNKNNGGEDDRTEQSKLQPQAHRRR; encoded by the exons ATGGCACAAACACAGACTCCTGATGAGCTTCATCAGCCCAAAGCGCAGACAAAGAAGACGCAATCAACTCCAGACAAGCTCAGGTCCAGATCCTCCGCTGCTCAACAGAACGGCAAAGGAAGGGGAGGAATCGCGAAGAAGGAAACCGCAAAGGCAACGAGCAACTCCTCGCCAAATTATATGAAGCCCACGACTTGCTCGGACGCAAGGAAGTACCCCATGCAGGTAAGTGCTCAATCCCCAGCACCTGCTGCCGTCGTCAAGGCCAAGAATCATGCTGATCATAGCAATTCAAAGCCttccccttcctcttctccttctcttcctgtCGCGAAGTACTTGAAAACATTAGCAAGGAAAGCAAGTTTACGACCGCGAAGGCCTTCGATGAAGAAGATCTATGAAACGAGTGTTCTATCGCCTCGAAGAAAGAAGGTTAGCAGGGCTACTTGTTCGTCCACTATGACGGAATCCAAATTCCCAAGTGTGTCAGAGGTAAATCAGGGGAACAGAGTTGCTGAGTTGACTTCTGCGGTTAAGGTCTGCCCTTTCAACTACTGCTCTCTGCATGGCCGTAGGCACCAGCATCTGCAACCCTTGAGACGCTTACCATCAGCGAGAAGGCGGTCCTTCAGGACGCAGAGGAGGAGCGTGAAGTTGAAAAGGGTATCATCGATTAGGAGGGGAAGTTTTAAGAAGGGAGGAAGAAACATGAATTCAGGCAAGATGAGGAGTATCCAAGGCTCAAAGATCGCTCCTGTAATAGAAGAGACGAACTACTGTTTCTTGAATGAGATCTACAAGGATGAGTTTGATAGAGAGATATCAAAATTTCTTGAGAGTTTAGAGCCGTCGGAAGATGATACGGAGTTCAGTGAAGAggaaattgaaaattttgaaggAGCAGGGGTTTATATTGAAATCCCTGAAATATATGCCCGGATTAGCGTTGGAGGAGAGAGTCTTGAGCAAACAAGTGACATCTCTTCTGGTGATGCCTGTGCTGTTGGTAGCATTCTTACAGCTGAATCCGAGAAAGAACCACATTTCTGTTTCGATGATTTATCTGGGCATGGAGAACTCTTTATCAAGGCGCAAGAGCTTCACGAGTTCAAAGAAATGGAGGTGAGAAGTGGAGAGCGCGTAAAATGTGAATCCAATGATCTTGAAGAATCTGAATTAGACAATACAAACCACAGAATCGAAGCCGGCGATGAAGATATTGGAGATTGTAAGGAAGAAGACGTCGTCGTAAGTGGAATTGCTGTACAACATGGCCTTGAAGAATCAAAGTTAGTCATAGGCGACGGATCTCACACGAGCAAAGGCCACAGCTTTGTTGCTGAAAATGGAGAAGGAGATAATGCTGCAGATATCGTTGCTTGCTTTGGAAGTGAAAAATCTCAAGAAGAGTCCGAATTACCCACAGATGTTACAAGTCCACACCATATAATCTTCAGCATTGTCGCAGATGATGCAGAACGCGGAGATGATACTGCTGAAGAAACTGATGAGAGTGGAAGTGACGAAttggaagaaaaaaatatttcttctGAAAGCCAAACAATTGAACAAGTTCTCGAAGATGAAAGTACAAGTGAACAAAATCGCAGTGTTGCTGCAGATGATCAAGGCTCAGAAAGTAGTAATGTTTCTCACGGCAATAAGTCTGAACAAGATGGCTTTGGAAcagatgatgaagatgatgaCACCAGCAACAAAAACAATGGTGGAGAAGATGATAGGACTGAACAATCGAAATTG CAGCCTCAAGCTCACCGAAGAAGATGA
- the LOC122037415 gene encoding calmodulin binding protein PICBP-like: protein MITSSEGARCNPSPKLSNKHMARRRSVKWKKDIEMEVLRLINPRAPRFLPLEPDPADEMVDLRHQQRDERKSSETWMIDNALQKAVRKLTPARSKKVALLVEAFETVMSVPIHDFTLKSPTSDLGRPVLA, encoded by the coding sequence ATGATCACCAGCAGTGAAGGAGCAAGATGCAACCCGTCTCCTAAGCTAAGCAATAAGCATATGGCAAGACGCAGAAGTGTAAAGTGGAAGAAGGATATCGAGATGGAAGTGCTAAGACTGATCAATCCAAGGGCACCGCGATTCCTTCCGCTGGAACCCGACCCAGCAGATGAAATGGTCGATCTGAGGCACCAGCAGAGAGACGAAAGGAAAAGTTCAGAAACATGGATGATCGATAATGCACTTCAAAAGGCGGTGAGGAAATTGACCCCTGCGCGGAGCAAGAAGGTAGCACTTCTCGTGGAGGCATTTGAGACGGTCATGTCCGTGCCTATCCATGACTTCACCTTGAAGAGTCCTACTTCAGATCTTGGAAGACCAGTGCTAGCTTGA